One genomic segment of Coffea arabica cultivar ET-39 chromosome 6e, Coffea Arabica ET-39 HiFi, whole genome shotgun sequence includes these proteins:
- the LOC113697117 gene encoding bifunctional monothiol glutaredoxin-S16, chloroplastic-like: MAASFNFTSPTHTHPSRLVCPTLVHRNCNSTTSSYPIPKFSFPSVRSIHPRPRPRPKSDTEIKRRHASVVVSALKNLSDTELVAVPPETDAVPGTFPSSSGVYAVYDGNTDLQFIGISRNIAASVVGHRKSVPELCSSIKAGVVDEPDRAALTQAWKTWMEEHISATGKVPPGNEPGNSTWVRKPPKKKADLRLTPGRHVQLTVPLEGLIDRLVKENKVVAFIKGSRSAPLCGFSQRVVGILESEGVEYESVDVLDEEYNFGLRETLKKYSNWPTFPQIFVNGELVGGCDILSSMYEKRELAGLFRK, from the exons ATGGCGGCCTCTTTCAACTTCACTTCTCCAACACACACCCATCCTTCTCGTCTCGTATGTCCTACTTTAGTACATCGAAACTGTAATTCCACCACTTCGTCTTATCCAATTCCCAAATTCTCATTTCCATCAGTACGTTCCATTCATCCTAGACCCAGACCCAGACCTAAATCTGATACCGAAATCAAACGTCGCCATGCTAGCGTCGTGGTTTCGGCGCTCAAGAACCTCTCCGACACCGAATTGGTGGCCGTCCCACCTGAAACTGACGCAGTCCCTGGAACTTTCCCGTCGAGTTCCGGTGTCTACGCTGTCTACGACGGAAACACCGACCTCCAATTCATCGGCATCTCTCGAAACATCGCGGCCAGTGTCGTCGGTCACAGGAAATCCGTACCTGAACTCTGCTCCTCTATTAAG GCTGGGGTTGTAGATGAGCCAGATAGAGCAGCTTTAACCCAGGCTTGGAAGACATGGATGGAAGAACATATATCAGCCACGGGAAAGGTCCCACCTGGCAATGAACCTGGAAACTCTACATGGGTGCGGAAACCCCCAAAAAAGAAGGCTGATCTGAGATTAACACCAGGACGCCATGTTCAGTTGACGGTCCCTTTAGAAGGCCTCATTGACCGTCTTGTGAAGGAGAACAAGGTGGTGGCCTTTATCAAGGGATCCAGAAGTGCTCCGCTATGTGGATTCTCGCAGAGAGTTGTGGGAATTCTTGAGAGTGAGGGGGTTGAGTATGAAAGTGTTGATGTGCTTGATGAAGAGTATAATTTTGGATTGAGGGAGACATTGAAGAAGTACAGTAACTGGCCTACTTTCCCTCAGATCTTTGTTAATGGCGAATTGGTTGGTGGATGTGATATTCTGTCCTCCATGTACGAGAAGAGGGAACTTGCAGGTTTGTTCAGAAAGTAA